In the genome of Ictalurus punctatus breed USDA103 chromosome 3, Coco_2.0, whole genome shotgun sequence, the window AACTCTGTTCATCACTTGGATCAAGATCAGGTGCAATTTTAGGAGCCATTCATCGTGAATAAttccaaagggttcacaaactttctcAGAAAGATTTATGTGCAAACACCAATACTGGCCCCTTCAGGCTGGTTCTGTTCATTTGAATTCAGGTGAAAGGTGAGGAGCATTTTGTCTTTACTGAGCTTTGAATGACGTTTTTGGTCATGATTATATGAGGTAAAGTATTCCCATTGTTATTCAATCTGTCTTAATCTAATGATCTGAACAAATTTAAACCATAACATGAATGGCCTTGTGTTTGAATTTGGTGTAAATGCTCAGTTTTATGCAGAAACTGTTTGCGGCATTATGTTTTCAGGATATCTGTACAAGATTCTCCTTAGCACGATATCTCAAGAacaagtggttgaatgtttgtataatttctgtgtaagtatcactgtaaccagcagatgaactgattagattttgaaaCTGATCCAAACACTGTCAAGGTCATGTATCTTAAATTGATTCCTCCCTGTTTAAGGTATATCTtagtatatttgtatttaatacatacaaattagtaacaagaaggacgCGTCGGCATCGAGTTATGCTTGGCATTTCCTCATTCCATGTTatgacaatgtttttttttaatcaatccATGAAATTACACCAGGTTTCAGACGAAAAACTGCCGCCTTCATTTACACGAACAAACCATTTGGATAAGTGAACCGAAGTTGTATAAGAGGATTCTTGTTTGTCTGGTTGTGAGCAATGTTTCTTCAAAATAGCAAACCAGAATAAATCAATTCTACTTTTTGGATCATTTAAAGTTGTCAGGTGGTGAGCAGATGTATTAGAATAGACTTGGAAAACATTTGTGGGGATAAAGAGGTCACATTAGTCATTACCATAACATTGTGTAGAATGAAATGACCTCCACTTTAAACATACTAGGGTTTAGGACACAAAGTAGAACTATGGAGGAGGACTAAGCTTTGTgtggatttttaatttttatttttactggaaTGCCAACATTCATCCAAAACCTCTCCCAGCATACAATCTGAGTCACATCCATCTGCAATGGAGTTAAACACTATACAGTAACTGTGGTTTGGAATGAAGTCAGAATCAGTCGGTCACTAGGGTGCATGCAGcatacagttgtgtgtgtgcaatCTAACTGAAATTATGTCCCGTACAAGCGTGGGTATGTAAGTCCACTGACTGCAGGATGACCTGAAGGAAAGCAGAGAAAAGCAATGGGTTGGTTTTGCAAAAATGCCAAAACATCCCACAAGCTTCCATTTTTCACAAGATGGAAAACGCAGAGATGGAAGCATCAAGCCAAGCTGACACAAATATTTACGACTGTGCAGCTTCAGCAAATGCTAGATGTTCGAATAAAAGAGGTCTGTGGCAGAACATCAAAGCTTTGAAAATATCATCTCATAACAGTTGATGCTTTGGTCACAGTTAATACAGAGCTGTTGTACCCTTCAGATAAAACAAGGCTGTCATACAGAAATGTAATGGTAAACACCTTTTGTTACCAAATGAGTACCACAAAGCAATCAGACAAATACATGGACAAAATTACTAAATGTccaagaaaaaaatagaaaaagtaGGAGTTAACAAAAAAGGAATGAAGTTTAGAATTCCATTAGTAGTCAGTAATAATTTAAAAGCAACTACttacaaaatataccattaaaTTAATCAATAACGATCTCATTAACTCATTAGAGGTAGGATGCATGAAATGTTAAATTtggttaaaatgaaaaacactcaCCAGCAGGTGAGCCAGCACAATATCTCACTTAACCCCTAAAGGATGGATGTGGATGGTTAAGTGTTCTTAAACAGCATTATTCAGcacttttcaattcaattccattcatTTAGGTACAAGTTTGATTATAGGTGGTTccgacaaaaaaacaaaacaaaaaattcaaTCATGTTCCCACACGACTCCGGACACTGCACGTCactgagtgtgtgaataaaCCCATACAGTTCTGCTGTGATGTCCCAGTGTTCTCTCCCAATCTTATTTGTccttcttgctctctctctccatctctgcaACTTCTGCCTCGGGTTCCTCGTCCTCCTCAGGCACTGGGGGGAACTGCGACTCACTGGGCTCGTTCCTCTCTCCTTTCGTCTTATTTAGTTTCTTCGATTTCTGATACAGCTCATTTAAATTAAACTCTCTGATGATGTTCTCCTGAAAATGAGGAGTGTGTTCAGAATCAGGGTGAGTGCTGTGCACTGGTCTTCTGACATGTACGACATGATACAATAATTAAGCTGTATTTAACCTGCTAGGCCAGTGAACAGACGAGAGGAGTGGACAGTTACAcatctactctactgtactgaACTGTAGCTGTACTGTAAGTGTTAACTCATTATAAACATAATTATGAATGACACAACTTGTATTTGACAAAGATTAcgtacagattttatttttagaaatgttttaacTTACTGTATCTCCGCCTGCATTACTCAATTACAAGACATGAGCTTTTCACTGCAACTTAGGGCAAgaggattttctttcttttatttgattattttttttattaattacactTTAAACTGACTCTCTTTTGACCGGATAGAAATTTAAGGTGTGTTTACCTTAGTGACCTTAGCATGTTTACGCTATTTTAGATGAGGGGTACAGATGATTTTTTCCATTGTGTGGTAATGCATTATGTATTCACCTCAGTGAAGCTCCAAGACACTGCTCGTCCTTTCTTGTCCACCTGGGGGCGTCTCATAACTTCTTTCCCTCCCTGAAAGAGCACCAGAGACGGCAGCTGCTTCGAGAGAGGAGATGTGCTCACCTTGTACCTAAGACGATTATgatgacaatttaaaaaatgaatcgCATCAGGACATTTGAAGCATCTAAAATACATTTTCCTATCAGCATAGCTTTGAAATTGACACGAGATTTAGAAAGAGTTGATTACTTCTTAGACACATCGCCATAACGGCCCACGTCCACTTTTCCGAACTTCAGCCCAGCACAGCTGTACCTGGTGGCAGAAGAACTGGAGTTAGAATACTTATCTATTATATGATGCAGGTAAACAAGTTTACACATTTAGAATGATGTGCAGCACAAAACAGTCAGTGTATCTTTTCTGTTGTGACTCGGCCTTACTTCAAGGACAGATCAGCGTAAACGGACGCAAAAGACTGACACTCGGAAGACCAGTTCGCAAAGAACTCCACAATCCAGGTCACACGGTTGTCTCTTTCCAATTCCTCCTGAAGACCAAAAGAGGACATATACTTTATCACACAGAATTAAGGTTTGGCATTAATATCAACTGTACATGTTCTGTCTAGTAAAttattgtggtgtgtgtgtgtaataggtTCAGAAGCAAAGGTCCTCAAAGTCCTGACTGAAGACTTCTATGTGTACTGGTGCTTAAAATGGTTCTCACATCTATGGTCTTATCACTGAAGTACTTGATGTACTCGGGGCCCATGTACAGAGGAGGCTTGCAGGTCATGAGGAACACTGGAAGAACACGAATGAGCAAATAGTATGTTAAAGATCAAGGACAATATATTTCACCCAGAAAGAATTGTTATCCAAGagcatgtttatttataaaaaaaaaataataaaaaaaaagcgtgCTTAAACATAACACAAtagaattataaaataatataatcagTGTTGGACAAGCCACTATGACAATGTAAGATTAACTACAGGTTTCTACTCCAGGGTCTAATGATGTGCTGCTGCAGT includes:
- the tmx2b gene encoding thioredoxin-related transmembrane protein 2-B, yielding MALLTPLFAFLYHLPQVYKWLLKPYYVASFFMSLAFLMVRKTPGICEHLSTQREDGNPCDFDWREVEILMFLSAIVMMKNRRAITVEQHVGNIILFCKVANVILFFRLDIRMGLLYLTLCIVFLMTCKPPLYMGPEYIKYFSDKTIDEELERDNRVTWIVEFFANWSSECQSFASVYADLSLKYSCAGLKFGKVDVGRYGDVSKKYKVSTSPLSKQLPSLVLFQGGKEVMRRPQVDKKGRAVSWSFTEENIIREFNLNELYQKSKKLNKTKGERNEPSESQFPPVPEEDEEPEAEVAEMERESKKDK